A window of the Callospermophilus lateralis isolate mCalLat2 chromosome 7, mCalLat2.hap1, whole genome shotgun sequence genome harbors these coding sequences:
- the Ctxnd2 gene encoding cortexin domain containing 2: MEDANPSSSVDVDKGFAIAFVVLLFLFLIVMIFRCAKLVKNPYKASSTTTETPLT, encoded by the coding sequence ATGGAAGACGCAAACCCGTCTAGCAGTGTCGATGTGGACAAAGGCTTTGCCATTGCATTTGTtgttcttttgtttctatttctgatAGTGATGATTTTTCGGTGTGCCAAGTTGGTGAAGAATCCGTACAAGGCAAGCTCCACAACCACAGAAACACCTCTGACCTGA